The following proteins come from a genomic window of Geomonas sp. RF6:
- a CDS encoding molybdenum cofactor biosynthesis protein MoaE — protein MVLVTDSPINPSTVFDLLGRENSGSAVFHYAVVKRNTGRQCPTEYVEYLAQGDVMAELEVLASGLKERWLLDDVLMMRRIGRVPAGEIISLVAATSPNSADAFEASRYGTSLLKRMATIHKREVFGGS, from the coding sequence ATGGTCCTTGTAACTGACAGCCCCATCAATCCCTCCACGGTATTCGATCTGTTGGGGAGGGAGAATTCCGGCTCCGCGGTCTTTCATTACGCGGTGGTGAAGAGAAATACCGGGCGCCAGTGCCCCACCGAGTACGTCGAATACCTGGCGCAGGGGGATGTGATGGCAGAGCTGGAGGTCCTCGCATCAGGACTGAAAGAGCGCTGGCTTCTGGACGACGTCCTTATGATGCGGCGGATAGGGCGTGTGCCGGCTGGGGAGATCATCTCCCTTGTCGCAGCCACCTCCCCCAACAGCGCAGACGCTTTCGAGGCCAGCCGCTACGGCACCAGTCTCTTGAAGCGGATGGCCACCATTCACAAGCGAGAGGTCTTTGGCGGATCATGA
- a CDS encoding PAS domain S-box protein gives MNQITRNRCINALNIVIVVAAIWIAAALFLAQVKREEVRQANVVHETHIKTFWALLRSKGKITVANGKGWIGNEPLENHYELPDQIQSIFGGTATIFIGNVRVSTNVRHPDGTRAVGTRLEGAPYRAVFLEGRPYRGEAVILGVPYFAAYDPIKDARGHVVGAIYVGEKKSEYLSGYLKLKRHVVTIAALLSALFSLFIFATGRERRRSTRTLQEREQQRQAILNNIPDLAWLKDKDGRFIAVNDAFAKACGISPEEVVGKTDFDVWPKGLAATYQRDDHEVMETGAHKHSDEPLVYCDGRTVWTEAVRTPICDERGNLIGLTGIARDITDRRRMEKSLQDSEATLLQIFHNVNDGIILHDLDGTIISLNDRAVQMYALEGIDSSRISALSIAADLSSRENNVSLLRSWWDEVHTGRSRQFEWKARRPGDGSTFDVEVFLNGIRLTDRDLVLATITDISERKQNEAKIKHTLSILTATLESTGDGILVVDTEKNIMRYNRNYAEMMQIDVAPLVRQKAQLYLLEKVRDPEKLTQKLEAEEANPYLVTSTVLEFTDGRVIERVSHPQLVDRAIVGRVISYRDVTEQRRLENQLRHAQKMEAVGTLTGGIAHDFNNILTVIIGCGSVMQGMIEESGPLSYYLEQILTAAEKAAGLTRGLLTYSRRQTLEPRPVDLNSIVGAVHKLLSRLIGENIELETRLHPGPLSVMADGGQMEQVLMNLATNARDAVSGVGSITIETKMVTLEPGSRAVNAGFTKLNEFIERHGYGRQGAYALVSVTDTGKGMSADDLDRIFEPFYTTKGPGCGTGLGLSIVYGIVKQHNGYINVDSTPGQGTTFEIYLPITDPVEQSIDLSLPLPQRHGDETILFIEDNRDIRNLFKDLLTRSGYRVIEAGDGEQGVEQFRRHQDEIDLLLIDVIMPKKNGKETYDDICAMAGDVKAIFISGYTDDIINQKGILEDNLNFLSKPLAPEALLEKVRAVLDQEQ, from the coding sequence TTGAATCAGATCACCCGAAACCGCTGCATCAACGCCCTCAATATCGTCATCGTCGTCGCGGCAATCTGGATCGCCGCCGCCCTTTTCCTCGCCCAGGTGAAAAGGGAGGAGGTCAGACAGGCGAACGTGGTGCACGAAACCCACATCAAAACCTTCTGGGCCCTCCTGCGCAGCAAGGGAAAGATCACGGTCGCCAACGGCAAGGGGTGGATCGGCAACGAGCCCCTGGAAAACCACTACGAGCTCCCGGACCAGATCCAATCCATCTTCGGCGGCACCGCCACCATCTTCATCGGCAATGTGCGCGTCTCCACCAATGTACGCCACCCCGACGGAACCCGCGCCGTGGGGACAAGGCTGGAAGGGGCTCCCTACCGCGCCGTTTTCCTCGAGGGGAGACCGTACCGGGGCGAGGCGGTCATTCTCGGCGTTCCCTACTTTGCTGCCTACGACCCCATAAAAGATGCTCGCGGGCACGTCGTCGGGGCCATCTATGTCGGGGAGAAAAAAAGCGAGTATCTGTCGGGGTACCTGAAGCTCAAGCGCCACGTCGTCACCATCGCAGCCCTCCTCTCCGCCCTTTTTTCCCTTTTCATCTTCGCCACCGGCCGTGAGAGGAGGCGTTCCACGAGGACACTCCAGGAACGGGAGCAGCAAAGGCAGGCAATCCTCAACAACATCCCGGACCTCGCCTGGCTCAAGGACAAGGACGGTCGCTTCATCGCGGTCAACGATGCCTTTGCCAAGGCATGCGGCATCTCGCCTGAGGAGGTTGTCGGAAAGACAGATTTCGACGTCTGGCCCAAAGGCCTCGCCGCCACCTACCAGCGGGACGATCACGAGGTCATGGAGACCGGAGCACACAAGCACTCCGACGAGCCGCTCGTGTACTGCGATGGCAGGACCGTATGGACCGAGGCTGTGCGTACGCCGATCTGCGACGAGCGCGGAAACCTCATCGGGCTCACCGGCATCGCCAGAGACATCACCGACCGCCGCCGCATGGAGAAATCCCTCCAGGACTCCGAGGCGACGCTGCTCCAGATCTTCCACAACGTGAACGACGGCATCATCCTGCACGACCTCGACGGGACGATCATCAGCCTGAACGACAGAGCCGTGCAGATGTACGCCCTCGAAGGGATCGACTCCTCCCGCATCTCCGCTCTCTCCATCGCCGCCGACCTCTCCTCGCGAGAAAACAACGTCTCCCTCCTCCGGTCGTGGTGGGACGAGGTCCATACGGGGCGCAGCCGGCAGTTCGAGTGGAAAGCGAGACGCCCAGGGGACGGCAGCACCTTCGACGTCGAGGTCTTCCTGAACGGCATCCGGCTCACCGACAGGGACCTCGTGCTGGCGACCATAACGGACATCTCGGAACGGAAGCAGAATGAGGCGAAGATAAAACATACCCTCTCGATTCTCACCGCGACCCTTGAGTCCACCGGCGACGGCATCCTTGTCGTCGACACCGAAAAGAACATCATGCGCTACAACCGCAACTACGCGGAGATGATGCAGATCGATGTGGCTCCCCTGGTGCGGCAAAAGGCGCAGCTCTACCTCCTGGAGAAGGTAAGGGATCCCGAAAAGCTGACGCAGAAGCTGGAGGCGGAAGAGGCCAATCCGTACCTCGTGACGAGCACCGTCCTCGAGTTCACCGACGGCCGGGTCATCGAGCGGGTTTCGCACCCGCAACTGGTCGACCGCGCCATTGTCGGCCGCGTGATATCGTACCGCGACGTCACCGAACAGAGACGGCTTGAAAACCAGCTGCGCCACGCCCAGAAGATGGAGGCGGTAGGCACCCTCACCGGCGGGATCGCCCACGATTTCAACAACATTCTCACCGTCATCATCGGGTGCGGCAGCGTCATGCAGGGGATGATCGAGGAGTCGGGGCCTCTGAGCTACTACCTGGAACAGATCCTCACTGCAGCGGAGAAGGCCGCGGGCCTCACCCGGGGGCTTCTTACCTACAGCAGGCGCCAAACCCTGGAGCCGAGGCCGGTCGACCTGAACAGTATCGTCGGCGCGGTGCACAAGCTCCTGTCCCGCCTGATCGGCGAGAACATCGAGCTGGAGACCAGGCTGCACCCGGGGCCGCTCAGCGTGATGGCGGACGGAGGGCAGATGGAGCAGGTGCTCATGAACCTCGCCACCAACGCCCGCGACGCCGTCTCCGGAGTCGGAAGCATCACCATCGAGACGAAGATGGTGACCCTGGAGCCGGGCTCCAGAGCGGTCAATGCCGGATTCACGAAGCTGAACGAGTTCATCGAGCGCCACGGCTACGGCCGCCAGGGGGCGTACGCCCTCGTCTCGGTAACGGATACGGGAAAGGGGATGAGTGCCGACGATCTCGACCGCATCTTCGAGCCGTTCTACACCACGAAAGGGCCGGGGTGCGGCACCGGGCTTGGCCTCTCCATCGTCTACGGCATCGTGAAGCAGCACAACGGCTACATCAACGTCGACAGCACCCCGGGACAGGGGACGACCTTTGAGATCTACCTCCCGATAACGGACCCGGTCGAGCAGAGCATCGACCTCTCCCTCCCGCTGCCGCAGCGGCACGGCGACGAGACGATCCTTTTCATCGAGGACAACCGGGACATTCGCAATCTCTTCAAGGACCTGCTGACGCGCAGCGGCTACCGGGTGATAGAGGCCGGGGACGGTGAGCAGGGGGTGGAGCAATTCCGGCGGCACCAGGACGAGATCGACCTCCTCCTCATCGATGTGATCATGCCGAAGAAGAACGGAAAGGAAACGTACGACGATATCTGCGCCATGGCGGGTGATGTGAAGGCCATTTTCATCAGCGGCTACACCGACGACATCATCAACCAGAAAGGGATCCTGGAAGACAACCTGAACTTCCTGTCCAAGCCGCTCGCGCCGGAGGCGCTCCTCGAGAAGGTCCGTGCGGTGCTCGACCAGGAGCAGTAA
- a CDS encoding ABC transporter ATP-binding protein has translation MGTFLEVEGFSHTFHGAPGAALSDVSLDVRSGECVCLAGQSGCGKTTLLMAVKGLLRGGESSGEIRYPQWQDTGLSGGVGLVFQNVETQILCSTVAQEVAFGPENLCLSEIEITRRVRRALQATNLVNYAARSVERFSAGQKQRIAIAAALAMEPRLLILDEPTSQLDDEGKTELIGVLAELKRQGYTLLIAEHNLKPLQRIADRYLYMENGRIAGESCRCPHFCEPTQPDAAPQREPSIGAPAIEVRGVSLSYPETGTVLSKVSLQVPAGARVHLTGLNGAGKSSLLRCLAGVEVGDTGTVVIAGIDKPRPGRLLGKVGLLVQNPGRQLFENTVTEEVAFSLKRMEMPAALRDDAIREALELCEISHLAGRAPLTLSFGEQHRVALASVLAPRPEVLLLDEPFAGLDWEQRLRLLHILYGLPQRFGTTVVIASHDPLPAQWWADRTVLLEGGTVAAA, from the coding sequence ATGGGCACTTTTCTCGAGGTGGAAGGATTTTCCCATACCTTTCATGGTGCTCCTGGGGCAGCGCTGAGTGATGTCTCCCTCGATGTGAGGAGCGGCGAATGCGTCTGCCTGGCCGGACAGTCCGGTTGCGGCAAGACGACGCTGCTGATGGCGGTAAAGGGGCTTTTGCGCGGCGGGGAGAGCAGTGGCGAGATCCGCTACCCGCAGTGGCAGGACACGGGTCTTTCCGGCGGCGTGGGGCTCGTTTTCCAGAATGTGGAGACCCAGATCCTGTGCTCGACGGTGGCCCAGGAGGTGGCCTTCGGCCCGGAGAACCTGTGCCTTTCCGAGATAGAGATTACAAGGCGGGTGCGCCGCGCGCTTCAGGCGACGAATCTGGTCAATTACGCGGCACGCAGCGTGGAGCGTTTCTCCGCCGGGCAAAAGCAGCGCATCGCCATCGCTGCGGCGCTGGCGATGGAGCCGCGGCTCCTTATCCTGGACGAGCCGACGTCGCAGCTTGATGACGAAGGGAAGACGGAACTGATCGGGGTGTTGGCGGAATTGAAGAGGCAGGGATACACCCTGCTCATCGCAGAGCACAACCTGAAGCCCCTGCAACGCATCGCCGATCGCTACCTCTACATGGAGAACGGGCGGATCGCCGGGGAGAGCTGCCGCTGCCCGCACTTCTGCGAGCCGACACAGCCGGATGCCGCGCCGCAACGGGAACCGTCCATTGGGGCGCCGGCCATCGAAGTGCGCGGTGTATCGCTTTCCTACCCGGAGACGGGTACGGTCCTCTCGAAGGTGTCGCTCCAGGTTCCGGCGGGAGCGCGGGTGCATCTCACCGGCCTGAACGGAGCAGGGAAATCCTCGCTTCTGCGCTGTCTAGCCGGGGTGGAAGTGGGGGACACCGGGACGGTGGTCATAGCCGGCATCGACAAGCCCCGACCGGGCCGGCTCCTCGGGAAGGTTGGATTACTGGTGCAGAACCCGGGCCGGCAGCTCTTCGAAAACACGGTGACGGAGGAGGTGGCCTTTTCACTGAAAAGGATGGAGATGCCGGCCGCACTTCGCGACGACGCGATCCGCGAAGCGCTGGAGCTTTGCGAGATCTCCCATCTCGCCGGGCGCGCCCCCCTTACCCTCAGCTTCGGCGAGCAGCATCGGGTGGCGCTCGCCTCGGTCCTGGCGCCGCGACCGGAGGTACTGCTGCTGGACGAGCCGTTTGCGGGACTCGACTGGGAACAGCGCCTGAGGCTTTTGCACATCCTGTACGGACTGCCGCAGCGCTTCGGCACCACGGTGGTCATCGCCTCACATGATCCGCTCCCTGCGCAGTGGTGGGCGGACCGCACGGTACTACTGGAGGGGGGGACAGTTGCCGCGGCGTGA
- a CDS encoding PRC-barrel domain-containing protein has translation MRLRVMLATIFALALASTVPAWAESKGGSSKAGVSSSEMQSSVMKGWSAKEMIMGKDVYNERNEKIGAVEDLILSKDMKASYAIIGVGGFLNMGARKVAVPMHQLKIMEKDKIMFNGATKDALKQMPEFRYHEGGKEHK, from the coding sequence ATGAGACTACGGGTAATGCTGGCGACCATATTCGCACTCGCCCTTGCCTCCACCGTGCCGGCCTGGGCGGAGTCCAAAGGCGGGTCTTCCAAAGCTGGTGTCAGCTCCTCCGAGATGCAGTCATCTGTCATGAAGGGGTGGAGCGCCAAGGAAATGATCATGGGGAAGGATGTCTACAACGAGAGGAATGAGAAGATTGGCGCGGTGGAAGACCTCATCCTCAGCAAGGACATGAAGGCTTCCTATGCCATTATCGGTGTCGGCGGCTTCCTCAACATGGGCGCTCGCAAGGTTGCGGTTCCCATGCATCAACTGAAGATAATGGAGAAGGACAAGATCATGTTTAATGGCGCCACCAAAGACGCACTTAAGCAGATGCCGGAGTTCCGTTACCACGAGGGGGGAAAGGAGCACAAGTAG
- a CDS encoding energy-coupling factor transporter transmembrane component T family protein, with the protein MPRRDRKKGNGGRTSDYACQYRVVDSPVHRLGGGTKLAIGCVLTTAAVAARRPAELAAVLLCALCYYFAACLSLYDLWRDVRYLLLQGVLITGLYLCRFGAAGTWPALRTSLQIILAFLPGSVFLRTTQPTALMRGLRRILPYQISFLVFTSLRFVPFFARETREIAVAQRMRGARLSIAEVKDPRNWPDLLHCLLLPLMVRALKTAEEASLSAQARGFGSSRVRSYWDPALLESPEGAGEKEPLPTVKPVPLNR; encoded by the coding sequence TTGCCGCGGCGTGATCGCAAGAAGGGAAACGGGGGGCGCACCAGCGATTACGCCTGCCAGTACCGGGTGGTCGACTCCCCGGTGCACCGGCTGGGGGGAGGCACCAAGCTCGCCATCGGCTGCGTCCTCACCACCGCCGCGGTGGCGGCGCGCCGGCCTGCGGAGCTGGCAGCCGTACTGCTCTGCGCCCTTTGTTACTACTTCGCTGCGTGCTTGTCGCTCTACGACCTGTGGCGCGACGTGCGCTACCTCCTGCTGCAGGGGGTGCTCATCACCGGGTTGTACCTCTGCCGCTTTGGTGCGGCGGGTACGTGGCCGGCGCTGCGCACCTCGTTGCAGATCATCCTCGCGTTCCTCCCCGGCTCCGTCTTTCTGCGCACCACGCAGCCGACCGCCCTGATGAGGGGGCTGCGCAGAATTTTGCCATACCAGATATCCTTTCTGGTCTTCACGAGCCTGCGCTTCGTCCCCTTTTTCGCCCGGGAGACGCGGGAGATCGCGGTGGCGCAAAGGATGCGCGGCGCGCGTCTCTCCATCGCCGAGGTGAAGGACCCGCGCAACTGGCCGGATCTCTTGCATTGCCTCTTGCTGCCGCTCATGGTGCGCGCGCTGAAGACGGCGGAGGAAGCCTCCCTCTCCGCCCAGGCCCGTGGCTTTGGCTCTTCCAGAGTGCGCAGCTACTGGGACCCGGCGCTGCTGGAATCTCCCGAGGGTGCTGGCGAGAAGGAGCCGTTGCCGACTGTAAAGCCTGTCCCCCTAAACAGGTGA